A window of the Scophthalmus maximus strain ysfricsl-2021 chromosome 8, ASM2237912v1, whole genome shotgun sequence genome harbors these coding sequences:
- the sh3gl2a gene encoding SH3 domain containing GRB2 like 2a, endophilin A1 isoform X2 — MSVAGLKKQFHKATQKVSEKVGGAEGTKLDDDFTEMEKRMDVTARAVMDIITKTTEYLQPNPATRAKMSMINSMSRMRGQEKGPGYTQTEAILGESMQKFGRELGEESTFGLALIDAGEAMRELGEVKDALDIEVKQNFIDPLQSLHEKDLKEIQHHLKKMQGRRLDFDYKKKRQGKLAEDELKQALEKFDDSKEIAEQSMFNLLESDIEQVSQLSALVHAQVEYHSRAAEILTQLSSKIDERIRDTSNKPRKEFIPKPRTSLDFSISENHNGGIHSARSPGARSPARSPARSPAPMDQPCCRALYDFDPENEGELGFKEGDIITLTNKIDDNWYEGMLHGNSGFFPINYVDILVPLPH; from the exons ATGTCTGTAGCGGGGCTGAAGAAGCAATTCCACAAAGCCACTCAG aAAGTGAGTGAAAAGGTCGGAGGAGCAGAAGGAACGAAGCTCGATGACGACTTCACTGAAATGGAAAAG AGGATGGACGTCACCGCTCGGGCAGTGATGGACATCATCACCAAGACCACTGAGTACCTGCAGCCAAACCCAG CCACAAGAGCCAAGATGAGCATGATCAACTCCATGTCCCGCATGCGGGGCCAGGAGAAGGGGCCGGGCTACACTCAGACCGAGGCCATCCTGGGAGAGTCCATGCAAAAGTTTGGCAGGGAGCTCGGAGAGGAGTCGACCTTTG gGCTTGCTCTGATTGACGCTGGGGAAGCCATGCGTGAGCTGGGGGAGGTGAAGGACGCTCTGGACATAGAGGTCAAGCAGAACTTCATTGACCCGCTGCAGAGCCTCCACGAAAAAGATCTCAAGGAGATTCAG CATCACCTGAAGAAAATGCAGGGTCGCCGTCTGGACTTTGACTATAAGAAGAAGCGCCAGGGCAAGTTGGCAGAAGACGAGCTCAAACAAGCGCTGGAGAAGTTCGACGACTCCAAGGAGATCGCCGAGCAGAGCATGTTCAACCTGTTGGAGAGTGAT ATTGAACAGGTGAGCCAGCTGTCCGCGTTGGTGCATGCTCAGGTGGAGTACCACAGCCGGGCTGCCGAGATCCTCACACAGCTCTCCAGTAAGATCGACGAACG GATAAGGGACACTTCTAACAAACCGAGGAAAGAGTTCATCCCTAAACCACGTACGTCTCTGGACTTCTCCATCAGCGAGAACCACAATGGAGGAATCCACAGTGCTCGTTCTCCAG GGGCGAGGTCTCCAG CAAGATCTCCAG CCAGG TCTCCAGCCCCCATGGACCAGCCCTGCTGCCGCGCTCTGTACGACTTCGACCCCGAGAACGAAGGTGAGCTAGGCTTCAAGGAAGGCGATATCATCACCCTGACCAACAAGATCGACGATAACTGGTATGAGGGGATGCTGCACGGCAACTCGGGCTTCTTCCCCATCAACTACGTGGATATCCTGGTGCCACTGCCCCACTAG
- the sh3gl2a gene encoding SH3 domain containing GRB2 like 2a, endophilin A1 isoform X1, giving the protein MSVAGLKKQFHKATQKVSEKVGGAEGTKLDDDFTEMEKRMDVTARAVMDIITKTTEYLQPNPATRAKMSMINSMSRMRGQEKGPGYTQTEAILGESMQKFGRELGEESTFGLALIDAGEAMRELGEVKDALDIEVKQNFIDPLQSLHEKDLKEIQHHLKKMQGRRLDFDYKKKRQGKLAEDELKQALEKFDDSKEIAEQSMFNLLESDIEQVSQLSALVHAQVEYHSRAAEILTQLSSKIDERIRDTSNKPRKEFIPKPRTSLDFSISENHNGGIHSARSPGARSPARSPARSPAPMDQPCCRALYDFDPENEGELGFKEGDIITLTNKIDDNWYEGMLHGNSGFFPINYVDILVPLPH; this is encoded by the exons ATGTCTGTAGCGGGGCTGAAGAAGCAATTCCACAAAGCCACTCAG aAAGTGAGTGAAAAGGTCGGAGGAGCAGAAGGAACGAAGCTCGATGACGACTTCACTGAAATGGAAAAG AGGATGGACGTCACCGCTCGGGCAGTGATGGACATCATCACCAAGACCACTGAGTACCTGCAGCCAAACCCAG CCACAAGAGCCAAGATGAGCATGATCAACTCCATGTCCCGCATGCGGGGCCAGGAGAAGGGGCCGGGCTACACTCAGACCGAGGCCATCCTGGGAGAGTCCATGCAAAAGTTTGGCAGGGAGCTCGGAGAGGAGTCGACCTTTG gGCTTGCTCTGATTGACGCTGGGGAAGCCATGCGTGAGCTGGGGGAGGTGAAGGACGCTCTGGACATAGAGGTCAAGCAGAACTTCATTGACCCGCTGCAGAGCCTCCACGAAAAAGATCTCAAGGAGATTCAG CATCACCTGAAGAAAATGCAGGGTCGCCGTCTGGACTTTGACTATAAGAAGAAGCGCCAGGGCAAGTTGGCAGAAGACGAGCTCAAACAAGCGCTGGAGAAGTTCGACGACTCCAAGGAGATCGCCGAGCAGAGCATGTTCAACCTGTTGGAGAGTGAT ATTGAACAGGTGAGCCAGCTGTCCGCGTTGGTGCATGCTCAGGTGGAGTACCACAGCCGGGCTGCCGAGATCCTCACACAGCTCTCCAGTAAGATCGACGAACG GATAAGGGACACTTCTAACAAACCGAGGAAAGAGTTCATCCCTAAACCACGTACGTCTCTGGACTTCTCCATCAGCGAGAACCACAATGGAGGAATCCACAGTGCTCGTTCTCCAG GGGCGAGGTCTCCAG CAAGATCTCCAG CCAGGTCTCCAG CCCCCATGGACCAGCCCTGCTGCCGCGCTCTGTACGACTTCGACCCCGAGAACGAAGGTGAGCTAGGCTTCAAGGAAGGCGATATCATCACCCTGACCAACAAGATCGACGATAACTGGTATGAGGGGATGCTGCACGGCAACTCGGGCTTCTTCCCCATCAACTACGTGGATATCCTGGTGCCACTGCCCCACTAG
- the sh3gl2a gene encoding SH3 domain containing GRB2 like 2a, endophilin A1 isoform X6: protein MSVAGLKKQFHKATQKVSEKVGGAEGTKLDDDFTEMEKRMDVTARAVMDIITKTTEYLQPNPATRAKMSMINSMSRMRGQEKGPGYTQTEAILGESMQKFGRELGEESTFGLALIDAGEAMRELGEVKDALDIEVKQNFIDPLQSLHEKDLKEIQHHLKKMQGRRLDFDYKKKRQGKLAEDELKQALEKFDDSKEIAEQSMFNLLESDIEQVSQLSALVHAQVEYHSRAAEILTQLSSKIDERIRDTSNKPRKEFIPKPRTSLDFSISENHNGGIHSARSPAPMDQPCCRALYDFDPENEGELGFKEGDIITLTNKIDDNWYEGMLHGNSGFFPINYVDILVPLPH from the exons ATGTCTGTAGCGGGGCTGAAGAAGCAATTCCACAAAGCCACTCAG aAAGTGAGTGAAAAGGTCGGAGGAGCAGAAGGAACGAAGCTCGATGACGACTTCACTGAAATGGAAAAG AGGATGGACGTCACCGCTCGGGCAGTGATGGACATCATCACCAAGACCACTGAGTACCTGCAGCCAAACCCAG CCACAAGAGCCAAGATGAGCATGATCAACTCCATGTCCCGCATGCGGGGCCAGGAGAAGGGGCCGGGCTACACTCAGACCGAGGCCATCCTGGGAGAGTCCATGCAAAAGTTTGGCAGGGAGCTCGGAGAGGAGTCGACCTTTG gGCTTGCTCTGATTGACGCTGGGGAAGCCATGCGTGAGCTGGGGGAGGTGAAGGACGCTCTGGACATAGAGGTCAAGCAGAACTTCATTGACCCGCTGCAGAGCCTCCACGAAAAAGATCTCAAGGAGATTCAG CATCACCTGAAGAAAATGCAGGGTCGCCGTCTGGACTTTGACTATAAGAAGAAGCGCCAGGGCAAGTTGGCAGAAGACGAGCTCAAACAAGCGCTGGAGAAGTTCGACGACTCCAAGGAGATCGCCGAGCAGAGCATGTTCAACCTGTTGGAGAGTGAT ATTGAACAGGTGAGCCAGCTGTCCGCGTTGGTGCATGCTCAGGTGGAGTACCACAGCCGGGCTGCCGAGATCCTCACACAGCTCTCCAGTAAGATCGACGAACG GATAAGGGACACTTCTAACAAACCGAGGAAAGAGTTCATCCCTAAACCACGTACGTCTCTGGACTTCTCCATCAGCGAGAACCACAATGGAGGAATCCACAGTGCTCGTTCTCCAG CCCCCATGGACCAGCCCTGCTGCCGCGCTCTGTACGACTTCGACCCCGAGAACGAAGGTGAGCTAGGCTTCAAGGAAGGCGATATCATCACCCTGACCAACAAGATCGACGATAACTGGTATGAGGGGATGCTGCACGGCAACTCGGGCTTCTTCCCCATCAACTACGTGGATATCCTGGTGCCACTGCCCCACTAG
- the sh3gl2a gene encoding SH3 domain containing GRB2 like 2a, endophilin A1 isoform X4 produces MSVAGLKKQFHKATQKVSEKVGGAEGTKLDDDFTEMEKRMDVTARAVMDIITKTTEYLQPNPATRAKMSMINSMSRMRGQEKGPGYTQTEAILGESMQKFGRELGEESTFGLALIDAGEAMRELGEVKDALDIEVKQNFIDPLQSLHEKDLKEIQHHLKKMQGRRLDFDYKKKRQGKLAEDELKQALEKFDDSKEIAEQSMFNLLESDIEQVSQLSALVHAQVEYHSRAAEILTQLSSKIDERIRDTSNKPRKEFIPKPRTSLDFSISENHNGGIHSARSPARSPAPMDQPCCRALYDFDPENEGELGFKEGDIITLTNKIDDNWYEGMLHGNSGFFPINYVDILVPLPH; encoded by the exons ATGTCTGTAGCGGGGCTGAAGAAGCAATTCCACAAAGCCACTCAG aAAGTGAGTGAAAAGGTCGGAGGAGCAGAAGGAACGAAGCTCGATGACGACTTCACTGAAATGGAAAAG AGGATGGACGTCACCGCTCGGGCAGTGATGGACATCATCACCAAGACCACTGAGTACCTGCAGCCAAACCCAG CCACAAGAGCCAAGATGAGCATGATCAACTCCATGTCCCGCATGCGGGGCCAGGAGAAGGGGCCGGGCTACACTCAGACCGAGGCCATCCTGGGAGAGTCCATGCAAAAGTTTGGCAGGGAGCTCGGAGAGGAGTCGACCTTTG gGCTTGCTCTGATTGACGCTGGGGAAGCCATGCGTGAGCTGGGGGAGGTGAAGGACGCTCTGGACATAGAGGTCAAGCAGAACTTCATTGACCCGCTGCAGAGCCTCCACGAAAAAGATCTCAAGGAGATTCAG CATCACCTGAAGAAAATGCAGGGTCGCCGTCTGGACTTTGACTATAAGAAGAAGCGCCAGGGCAAGTTGGCAGAAGACGAGCTCAAACAAGCGCTGGAGAAGTTCGACGACTCCAAGGAGATCGCCGAGCAGAGCATGTTCAACCTGTTGGAGAGTGAT ATTGAACAGGTGAGCCAGCTGTCCGCGTTGGTGCATGCTCAGGTGGAGTACCACAGCCGGGCTGCCGAGATCCTCACACAGCTCTCCAGTAAGATCGACGAACG GATAAGGGACACTTCTAACAAACCGAGGAAAGAGTTCATCCCTAAACCACGTACGTCTCTGGACTTCTCCATCAGCGAGAACCACAATGGAGGAATCCACAGTGCTCGTTCTCCAG CCAGGTCTCCAG CCCCCATGGACCAGCCCTGCTGCCGCGCTCTGTACGACTTCGACCCCGAGAACGAAGGTGAGCTAGGCTTCAAGGAAGGCGATATCATCACCCTGACCAACAAGATCGACGATAACTGGTATGAGGGGATGCTGCACGGCAACTCGGGCTTCTTCCCCATCAACTACGTGGATATCCTGGTGCCACTGCCCCACTAG
- the sh3gl2a gene encoding SH3 domain containing GRB2 like 2a, endophilin A1 isoform X5, producing the protein MSVAGLKKQFHKATQKVSEKVGGAEGTKLDDDFTEMEKRMDVTARAVMDIITKTTEYLQPNPATRAKMSMINSMSRMRGQEKGPGYTQTEAILGESMQKFGRELGEESTFGLALIDAGEAMRELGEVKDALDIEVKQNFIDPLQSLHEKDLKEIQHHLKKMQGRRLDFDYKKKRQGKLAEDELKQALEKFDDSKEIAEQSMFNLLESDIEQVSQLSALVHAQVEYHSRAAEILTQLSSKIDERIRDTSNKPRKEFIPKPRTSLDFSISENHNGGIHSARSPARSPAPMDQPCCRALYDFDPENEGELGFKEGDIITLTNKIDDNWYEGMLHGNSGFFPINYVDILVPLPH; encoded by the exons ATGTCTGTAGCGGGGCTGAAGAAGCAATTCCACAAAGCCACTCAG aAAGTGAGTGAAAAGGTCGGAGGAGCAGAAGGAACGAAGCTCGATGACGACTTCACTGAAATGGAAAAG AGGATGGACGTCACCGCTCGGGCAGTGATGGACATCATCACCAAGACCACTGAGTACCTGCAGCCAAACCCAG CCACAAGAGCCAAGATGAGCATGATCAACTCCATGTCCCGCATGCGGGGCCAGGAGAAGGGGCCGGGCTACACTCAGACCGAGGCCATCCTGGGAGAGTCCATGCAAAAGTTTGGCAGGGAGCTCGGAGAGGAGTCGACCTTTG gGCTTGCTCTGATTGACGCTGGGGAAGCCATGCGTGAGCTGGGGGAGGTGAAGGACGCTCTGGACATAGAGGTCAAGCAGAACTTCATTGACCCGCTGCAGAGCCTCCACGAAAAAGATCTCAAGGAGATTCAG CATCACCTGAAGAAAATGCAGGGTCGCCGTCTGGACTTTGACTATAAGAAGAAGCGCCAGGGCAAGTTGGCAGAAGACGAGCTCAAACAAGCGCTGGAGAAGTTCGACGACTCCAAGGAGATCGCCGAGCAGAGCATGTTCAACCTGTTGGAGAGTGAT ATTGAACAGGTGAGCCAGCTGTCCGCGTTGGTGCATGCTCAGGTGGAGTACCACAGCCGGGCTGCCGAGATCCTCACACAGCTCTCCAGTAAGATCGACGAACG GATAAGGGACACTTCTAACAAACCGAGGAAAGAGTTCATCCCTAAACCACGTACGTCTCTGGACTTCTCCATCAGCGAGAACCACAATGGAGGAATCCACAGTGCTCGTTCTCCAG CCAGG TCTCCAGCCCCCATGGACCAGCCCTGCTGCCGCGCTCTGTACGACTTCGACCCCGAGAACGAAGGTGAGCTAGGCTTCAAGGAAGGCGATATCATCACCCTGACCAACAAGATCGACGATAACTGGTATGAGGGGATGCTGCACGGCAACTCGGGCTTCTTCCCCATCAACTACGTGGATATCCTGGTGCCACTGCCCCACTAG
- the sh3gl2a gene encoding SH3 domain containing GRB2 like 2a, endophilin A1 isoform X3 produces MSVAGLKKQFHKATQKVSEKVGGAEGTKLDDDFTEMEKRMDVTARAVMDIITKTTEYLQPNPATRAKMSMINSMSRMRGQEKGPGYTQTEAILGESMQKFGRELGEESTFGLALIDAGEAMRELGEVKDALDIEVKQNFIDPLQSLHEKDLKEIQHHLKKMQGRRLDFDYKKKRQGKLAEDELKQALEKFDDSKEIAEQSMFNLLESDIEQVSQLSALVHAQVEYHSRAAEILTQLSSKIDERIRDTSNKPRKEFIPKPRTSLDFSISENHNGGIHSARSPGARSPARSPAPMDQPCCRALYDFDPENEGELGFKEGDIITLTNKIDDNWYEGMLHGNSGFFPINYVDILVPLPH; encoded by the exons ATGTCTGTAGCGGGGCTGAAGAAGCAATTCCACAAAGCCACTCAG aAAGTGAGTGAAAAGGTCGGAGGAGCAGAAGGAACGAAGCTCGATGACGACTTCACTGAAATGGAAAAG AGGATGGACGTCACCGCTCGGGCAGTGATGGACATCATCACCAAGACCACTGAGTACCTGCAGCCAAACCCAG CCACAAGAGCCAAGATGAGCATGATCAACTCCATGTCCCGCATGCGGGGCCAGGAGAAGGGGCCGGGCTACACTCAGACCGAGGCCATCCTGGGAGAGTCCATGCAAAAGTTTGGCAGGGAGCTCGGAGAGGAGTCGACCTTTG gGCTTGCTCTGATTGACGCTGGGGAAGCCATGCGTGAGCTGGGGGAGGTGAAGGACGCTCTGGACATAGAGGTCAAGCAGAACTTCATTGACCCGCTGCAGAGCCTCCACGAAAAAGATCTCAAGGAGATTCAG CATCACCTGAAGAAAATGCAGGGTCGCCGTCTGGACTTTGACTATAAGAAGAAGCGCCAGGGCAAGTTGGCAGAAGACGAGCTCAAACAAGCGCTGGAGAAGTTCGACGACTCCAAGGAGATCGCCGAGCAGAGCATGTTCAACCTGTTGGAGAGTGAT ATTGAACAGGTGAGCCAGCTGTCCGCGTTGGTGCATGCTCAGGTGGAGTACCACAGCCGGGCTGCCGAGATCCTCACACAGCTCTCCAGTAAGATCGACGAACG GATAAGGGACACTTCTAACAAACCGAGGAAAGAGTTCATCCCTAAACCACGTACGTCTCTGGACTTCTCCATCAGCGAGAACCACAATGGAGGAATCCACAGTGCTCGTTCTCCAG GGGCGAGGTCTCCAG CCAGGTCTCCAG CCCCCATGGACCAGCCCTGCTGCCGCGCTCTGTACGACTTCGACCCCGAGAACGAAGGTGAGCTAGGCTTCAAGGAAGGCGATATCATCACCCTGACCAACAAGATCGACGATAACTGGTATGAGGGGATGCTGCACGGCAACTCGGGCTTCTTCCCCATCAACTACGTGGATATCCTGGTGCCACTGCCCCACTAG
- the sh3gl2a gene encoding SH3 domain containing GRB2 like 2a, endophilin A1 isoform X7, which translates to MSVAGLKKQFHKATQKVSEKVGGAEGTKLDDDFTEMEKRMDVTARAVMDIITKTTEYLQPNPATRAKMSMINSMSRMRGQEKGPGYTQTEAILGESMQKFGRELGEESTFGLALIDAGEAMRELGEVKDALDIEVKQNFIDPLQSLHEKDLKEIQHHLKKMQGRRLDFDYKKKRQGKLAEDELKQALEKFDDSKEIAEQSMFNLLESDIEQVSQLSALVHAQVEYHSRAAEILTQLSSKIDERIRDTSNKPRKEFIPKPRTSLDFSISENHNGGIHSARSPGARSPGEPGLQPPWTSPAAALCTTSTPRTKVS; encoded by the exons ATGTCTGTAGCGGGGCTGAAGAAGCAATTCCACAAAGCCACTCAG aAAGTGAGTGAAAAGGTCGGAGGAGCAGAAGGAACGAAGCTCGATGACGACTTCACTGAAATGGAAAAG AGGATGGACGTCACCGCTCGGGCAGTGATGGACATCATCACCAAGACCACTGAGTACCTGCAGCCAAACCCAG CCACAAGAGCCAAGATGAGCATGATCAACTCCATGTCCCGCATGCGGGGCCAGGAGAAGGGGCCGGGCTACACTCAGACCGAGGCCATCCTGGGAGAGTCCATGCAAAAGTTTGGCAGGGAGCTCGGAGAGGAGTCGACCTTTG gGCTTGCTCTGATTGACGCTGGGGAAGCCATGCGTGAGCTGGGGGAGGTGAAGGACGCTCTGGACATAGAGGTCAAGCAGAACTTCATTGACCCGCTGCAGAGCCTCCACGAAAAAGATCTCAAGGAGATTCAG CATCACCTGAAGAAAATGCAGGGTCGCCGTCTGGACTTTGACTATAAGAAGAAGCGCCAGGGCAAGTTGGCAGAAGACGAGCTCAAACAAGCGCTGGAGAAGTTCGACGACTCCAAGGAGATCGCCGAGCAGAGCATGTTCAACCTGTTGGAGAGTGAT ATTGAACAGGTGAGCCAGCTGTCCGCGTTGGTGCATGCTCAGGTGGAGTACCACAGCCGGGCTGCCGAGATCCTCACACAGCTCTCCAGTAAGATCGACGAACG GATAAGGGACACTTCTAACAAACCGAGGAAAGAGTTCATCCCTAAACCACGTACGTCTCTGGACTTCTCCATCAGCGAGAACCACAATGGAGGAATCCACAGTGCTCGTTCTCCAG GGGCGAGGTCTCCAGGTGAGCCAGG TCTCCAGCCCCCATGGACCAGCCCTGCTGCCGCGCTCTGTACGACTTCGACCCCGAGAACGAAGGTGAGCTAG